One stretch of Sander vitreus isolate 19-12246 chromosome 16, sanVit1, whole genome shotgun sequence DNA includes these proteins:
- the srsf9 gene encoding serine/arginine-rich splicing factor 9 has product MSDGRIYVGNLPVDVQERDIEDLFYKYGKIRDIELKNNRGTIPFAFVRFEDPRDADDAVYGRNGYGYGDSKLRVEYPRSSGAKFGPMGGGGGGGEGGGGRGGGGGGGGGPRGRFGPPTRRSEFRVIVTGLPPTGSWQDLKDHMREAGDVCFADVQRDGEGVVEFLRREDMEYALRRLDRTEFRSHQGETAYIRVYEERGTPNWNRSRSRSRSRGRYSPPYHNRGSPPPRYQSPPRHAMSRHSPPPRRHPPQHHSPPPRHYR; this is encoded by the exons ATGTCGGATGGCCGGATCTATGTGGGGAATCTTCCTGTGGATGTCCAGGAGAGAGACATTGAGGATCTCTTCTACAAATATGGAAAAATCCGTGACATTGAATTGAAGAACAATAGAGGCACTATACCTTTTGCCTTCGTCCGATTTGAAGACCCACG GGATGCAGATGATGCTGTCTATGGAAGAAATGGATATGGATATGGAGACTCCAAGCTGCGTGTGGAGTATCCTAGATCCTCTGGTGCTAAATTTGGTCCAatgggaggtggtggtggtggtggtgaaggaggaggaggacgtggaggaggaggaggaggaggaggaggacctaGGGGAAGATTTGGACCCCCAACCCGAAGATCTGAATTCCGGGTCATAGTGACTG GGTTACCGCCAACTGGGAGCTGGCAGGATCTGAAGGATCATATGCGTGAGGCAGGAGATGTTTGTTTTGCAGATGTGCAGCGTGATGGAGAGGGCGTGGTGGAATTTCTCCGTAGAGAGGACATGGAGTACGCATTACGCAGACTGGATCGAACAGAGTTCCGCTCTCATCAA GGTGAGACTGCTTACATCCGCGTCTATGAGGAGAGGGGCACTCCCAACTGGAATCGGTCGCGTTCCCGCTCCAGATCCAGAGGTCGCTATTCACCTCCCTACCATAACAGAGGATCCCCGCCTCCACGCTACCAGTCGCCTCCACGTCATGCTATGTCGCGCCATAGTCCACCCCCCAGGAGGCACCCTCCACAGCACCATAGCCCCCCGCCACGTCATTACCGGTAG